A single Dermacentor albipictus isolate Rhodes 1998 colony chromosome 3, USDA_Dalb.pri_finalv2, whole genome shotgun sequence DNA region contains:
- the LOC139057846 gene encoding piggyBac transposable element-derived protein 2-like, with amino-acid sequence MADTPSGTPTPCIPTDTFYSRQDLRSRHLEECTDAIFRELDNGNLSDVEGEIDGSSDSGDEFEQPEPEQAESEDESSDDDCQPSTAAWTRKKFTKPDTTFECEEFASVNADEEMHSPWGYFCRYIPKSVFIELAEKTNLYSVLQEGKSVNTNEQEIRQLFALHLIMGVMRYPRLRLYWKPEMKTRLVASTELSRNRFEKLRNNLHIVDVSRPDPDDRLWKVRPLLDKFEERCQALHVEERLCIDEQIVPFKGKLDIKQYVKGKPHPWGIKIFMLCGESGIVYSSLPYQGSTTRLEESLKQQYGVTGAIVSQLACRIPCDKGHKLYFDNYFTSLPLLRALLHKKIFAAGTIRTNRCEKCPLESEKILKKKGRGTSASMVSKDGKVAVTRWYDNKAVTMASNFVAIDDEDTAKRWSKTDKCYIEVKRPAVVRMYNISMGGVDKTDFLVALYRTKIRSRKWTLRMIFHVINASVVNAWLEYRSDAAARGLIPAKQLDLLDFTLHISEALARADSLPKMQKRGRPSLSPLVTSKKARYAENRPVQDVRFDNVGHWPLRTDSREQRCKLEGCTGQTRIMCEKCNVHLCLAKARNCFRGFHMNN; translated from the exons ATGGCAGACACGCCGTCAG gcaCGCCTACACCGTGCATACCGACAGATACATTCTATTCCCGCCAGGACTTGCGTTCTAGGCATCTGGAAGAATGCACGGATGCAATTTTCCGTGAGCTTGATAATGGAAACTTGTCTGATGTGGAGGGAGAAATCGACGGATCTTCCGACAGCGGTGACGAGTTTGAGCAGCCTGAGCCAGAACAGGCAGAAAGCGAGGATGAAAGCTCGGACGATGATTGCCAGCCATCGACAGCTGCATGGACAAGGAAGAAGTTCACAAAACCGGACACAACTTTTGAGTGCGAAGAATTTGCTTCAGTGAATGCAGATGAAGAAATGCACTCACCGTGGGGGTATTTCTGTCGCTACATTCCGAAGAGCGTATTCATTGAACTAGCCGAAAAGACGAACCTGTATTCTGTACTGCAAGAAGGCAAATCGGTAAATACAAACGAGCAAGAGATCCGACAACTCTTTGCACTTCACCTCATCATGGGCGTCATGCGATACCCAAGGCTGCGGTTATATTGGAAGCCGGAAATGAAGACTAGGCTGGTTGCATCTACCGAGCTCTCACGCAACCGCTTTGAAAAGCTAAGAAACAATCTCCACATTGTTGACGTGTCTCGGCCTGACCCTGATGATCGCCTCTGGAAGGTAAGACCTCTTCTTGATAAATTCGAAGAGAGGTGTCAGGCACTGCATGTGGAGGAGCGATTGTGTATCGACGAACAAATTGTTCCCTTCAAAGGAAAGCTGGATATCAAACAGTACGTGAAAGGGAAACCACACCCCTGGGGTATAAAAATCTTCATGCTTTGTGGAGAGTCTGGCATTGTGTATTCTTCGCTGCCATATCAGGGGTCAACGACACGGTTAGAAGAAAGTCTCAAGCAACAATATGGTGTGACAGGTGCTATAGTGTCACAGCTGGCTTGTCGAATTCCCTGCGACAAGGGACACAAACTATATTTTGACAATTATTTTACATCGCTACCTCTTCTGCGCGCGCTGCTGCACAAGAAAATATTTGCGGCAGGAACTATTCGAACCAACCGGTGTGAAAAATGCCCATTGGAGTCGGAGAAAATTCTAAAGAAAAAAGGCCGCGGAACTTCTGCTTCCATGGTCAGCAAGGACGGAAAAGTAGCTGTCACGCGATGGTATGACAACAAAGCTGTGACCATGGCATCGAACTTTGTGGCCATTGATGACGAGGACACCGCCAAGCGGTGGAGCAAGACGGATAAGTGCTACATTGAAGTGAAACGCCCAGCTGTTGTAAGGATGTACAACATCAGCATGGGTGGAGTCGATAAAACCGACTTCCTTGTAGCGCTCTACCGTACGAAGATACGGTCGCGAAAGTGGACACTGAGGATGATATTTCACGTTATCAATGCCTCGGTTGTGAACGCATGGCTGGAGTATAGAAGCGATGCAGCTGCACGAGGGCTGATCCCTGCCAAGCAACTGGACTTACTGGACTTCACCCTCCATATTAGTGAAGCACTTGCACGAGCCGACAGCCTGCCAAAGATGCAAAAGCGAGGAAGGCCGTCACTCTCCCCTCTGGTGACTTCGAAAAAAGCAAGATATGCTGAAAATCGGCCTGTACAAGACGTAAGGTTTGATAATGTGGGACACTGGCCTCTTCGTACCGATAGCAGGGAACAGCGTTGCAAGCTCGAGGGATGCACAGGACAAACCCGTATCATGTGCGAAAAATGCAACGTCCACCTGTGTCTTGCCAAGGCTCGAAACTGCTTCAGAGGCTTCCACATGAACAATTAG